In a single window of the Acidobacteriaceae bacterium genome:
- a CDS encoding glutamine synthetase family protein: MSSEYRNFLELSYEELEEMNLKAKDQRKKRVAIDKLQEERVKWLTDTKGVKAVTVLFSDLEGRLHMLDYDKKFLIKSFDNLTFDGSSIRGFTAQRESDLRLGLDWSAFYYAPADVFGPGKVLVFGEVIDKNGSPYTGDVRGLLKTFANEQFTQNGYTLNAANEIEGFLFDGIDAERKYHETGKFEYVNQGGYYHSLPGDPLREFIDLTAEVQRSMGFENEKDHPEVAPSQFEINYSYGDAIAAADQIQLYKLICRQVATQMGMTASFLPKPVTGVNGSGMHTNVSVTKDGKNIFWDPNGLEKVSGFAWDFVDRILSAGNDICLLLNASVNAYRRLDPHFEAPNQIMASPVDRGSMVRIPIGNEKSARVEVRSVGPDANPYLVMLSVFKTGLTGKIAQIPNLRQAKRYLPDNIYTALDDFRNSAWTTELLGADVKARYADLKQGSADRCPRLLGTIVKGCEVQFHHDVYNQLLWGQF; encoded by the coding sequence ATGTCGAGCGAATACCGCAACTTTCTCGAGCTGTCGTATGAAGAGCTTGAGGAGATGAATCTGAAGGCCAAGGACCAGCGTAAGAAGCGTGTCGCGATCGACAAGCTGCAGGAAGAGCGTGTGAAGTGGCTGACCGACACCAAGGGCGTGAAGGCGGTTACGGTGCTGTTCTCGGACCTTGAGGGTCGGCTGCACATGCTTGACTACGACAAGAAGTTTCTGATCAAGAGCTTCGACAATCTGACCTTCGACGGCTCGTCGATCCGCGGCTTCACCGCGCAGCGGGAGAGCGATCTTCGCCTGGGCCTGGACTGGAGCGCGTTCTACTACGCGCCGGCCGACGTGTTCGGCCCCGGCAAGGTGCTGGTGTTCGGCGAGGTGATCGACAAGAACGGATCGCCCTACACGGGCGATGTTCGCGGCCTGCTCAAGACCTTCGCCAACGAGCAGTTCACCCAGAACGGCTACACCCTCAATGCCGCCAATGAGATCGAAGGCTTCCTGTTCGACGGCATCGACGCCGAGCGCAAGTATCACGAGACGGGCAAGTTCGAATACGTCAACCAGGGCGGCTACTACCACTCGCTGCCCGGCGATCCGCTGCGCGAGTTCATCGACCTCACCGCCGAAGTGCAGCGCTCGATGGGCTTCGAAAACGAGAAGGACCACCCCGAGGTGGCGCCCTCGCAGTTCGAGATCAACTACAGCTACGGCGACGCCATCGCGGCCGCCGACCAGATCCAGCTCTACAAGCTGATCTGCCGCCAGGTGGCCACGCAGATGGGCATGACGGCCAGCTTCCTGCCCAAGCCCGTCACCGGCGTGAATGGCTCGGGCATGCACACCAACGTGTCGGTCACCAAGGACGGCAAGAACATCTTCTGGGATCCCAACGGTCTCGAGAAGGTCTCCGGCTTCGCATGGGACTTCGTCGACCGCATCCTCTCGGCCGGCAATGACATCTGCCTGCTGTTGAACGCTTCCGTCAACGCCTATCGCCGTCTCGACCCGCACTTCGAGGCACCGAACCAGATCATGGCTTCGCCGGTCGACCGTGGCTCCATGGTCCGCATCCCCATCGGCAACGAGAAGTCGGCGCGCGTCGAGGTTCGCTCCGTCGGCCCGGACGCCAACCCATACCTGGTGATGCTCTCGGTCTTCAAGACGGGCCTCACCGGCAAGATCGCGCAGATCCCCAACCTGCGCCAGGCCAAGCGCTATCTGCCGGACAACATCTACACCGCGCTCGACGACTTCCGCAACTCCGCGTGGACCACGGAGCTGCTCGGCGCGGACGTGAAGGCGCGTTACGCCGACCTCAAGCAGGGCTCGGCGGATCGCTGCCCGCGCCTGCTCGGAACCATCGTCAAGGGCTGCGAAGTCCAGTTCCATCACGACGTCTACAACCAGCTCCTCTGGGGTCAGTTCTAA
- a CDS encoding class I SAM-dependent methyltransferase, with the protein MKPIRPGSELPEDLQKLYTTRFTGHENYRNRIWKLLTSQFFSKWVKPADAVLDLGCGYGEFINNITADKKYAMDLNPATRKQVGPNVEFLEQDCSMPWPFEDNSLDIVFTSNFFEHLPTKKVLLLTMMEAHRCLKRGGRLIALGPNVKFLPGSYWDFFDHYLPLTELSIAELMNLSGLQVEQLVDRFLPYTMSMGQQPALWKVGLYLKLPLAWKLFGRQFLVVGRKPVLSDNTPSGE; encoded by the coding sequence TTGAAACCAATCAGGCCCGGGTCAGAACTGCCCGAAGACCTTCAAAAGCTATACACGACGCGTTTCACTGGTCACGAGAACTATCGGAACCGAATCTGGAAGCTGCTCACCTCGCAGTTCTTCTCGAAGTGGGTGAAGCCCGCGGATGCCGTGCTCGACCTCGGTTGCGGCTACGGCGAGTTCATCAACAACATCACCGCGGACAAGAAGTACGCGATGGATCTCAATCCAGCGACCAGGAAGCAGGTCGGACCCAATGTGGAGTTCCTGGAGCAGGATTGCAGCATGCCCTGGCCATTTGAGGACAACTCCCTCGATATCGTCTTCACTAGTAACTTCTTCGAACATCTCCCGACCAAGAAAGTCCTGCTGCTCACCATGATGGAAGCCCACCGCTGCCTCAAACGCGGCGGCCGCTTGATCGCCCTGGGGCCGAACGTCAAATTTCTTCCCGGAAGTTACTGGGATTTCTTCGATCATTACCTCCCCTTAACCGAACTGTCGATTGCAGAGCTGATGAATCTGAGCGGCTTGCAGGTCGAGCAGTTAGTTGATCGATTTCTGCCATACACCATGTCCATGGGGCAGCAGCCGGCTCTTTGGAAGGTCGGTCTTTATCTCAAGCTCCCACTGGCTTGGAAACTCTTCGGCCGCCAGTTTCTTGTCGTCGGGCGCAAGCCGGTATTAAGCGACAACACTCCCAGCGGCGAGTGA
- a CDS encoding M56 family metallopeptidase → MAPVLDVLHGVSPAAAGVLVASVWQGVLLTGAVGLCFRLVPGVPARMRSAVWTAVLVLILFLAGLSVIVPRTGTGGGSALHLADAWGFGLMCLWGLLSLFRCIQLCLSAARLRVLARSAQPVEVDPAIAPLLQFGRRRVPLCASELVDRPSVVGFLQPRILLSPELLGSLSQPELEQIVLHEMGHLRRGDHWTNLLQQVSLVLLPWNPAVLWLNRRLCFERELACDDRVLRATKARKAYAACLVRLAEDSMLRRGISLTLGALGAFGYRARESELVTRVRRILTTAEPGAAPKFLGAATGAVLAGALAFSVVLARSPRLVQFGSASATVAAASSFEAPALAVNRVNRIQGARPTLAKAVMSVPGGAHAVLTTSVMHKHSVRRRTLRAGQTEPTMQVPVWRDRMTNLRPVVTLTSADDSQQLYAAFPVQGGWILVQL, encoded by the coding sequence ATGGCGCCTGTTCTCGATGTGCTTCATGGGGTCTCCCCGGCTGCAGCCGGCGTACTTGTAGCGTCGGTTTGGCAGGGAGTTTTGCTGACGGGAGCTGTCGGGCTCTGCTTCCGGCTCGTACCCGGAGTGCCGGCCCGCATGAGATCCGCCGTGTGGACGGCAGTCCTTGTGCTCATCCTGTTTCTGGCAGGCCTTTCAGTGATCGTCCCCCGGACAGGAACGGGCGGCGGCAGCGCATTGCATCTGGCGGATGCCTGGGGCTTTGGGCTCATGTGCCTGTGGGGTCTGTTGTCCCTATTCCGGTGTATACAGCTCTGCCTGAGCGCCGCGAGATTGCGTGTGCTGGCCCGGAGTGCGCAACCGGTCGAGGTAGATCCGGCGATCGCGCCTCTCTTGCAGTTCGGCAGGCGTAGAGTGCCGCTCTGCGCGTCCGAGCTTGTGGACAGGCCGAGTGTCGTCGGGTTCCTGCAGCCGCGAATCCTCCTCTCGCCAGAGTTGTTGGGCAGTCTTTCTCAGCCGGAGTTGGAGCAGATTGTTCTGCACGAGATGGGGCATCTTCGCCGCGGCGATCATTGGACCAACCTGCTGCAGCAGGTGAGCCTGGTGCTGCTGCCGTGGAACCCGGCTGTCTTGTGGCTGAACCGCCGGCTTTGCTTTGAGCGTGAACTGGCGTGCGACGACCGGGTTCTGCGGGCCACAAAGGCGCGGAAGGCCTATGCGGCCTGCCTCGTGCGATTGGCAGAAGACTCGATGTTGCGACGAGGGATCTCGCTCACGCTCGGGGCGTTGGGAGCGTTTGGATATCGGGCGCGCGAGTCCGAGCTGGTGACCCGCGTCCGGCGGATTCTCACGACGGCTGAGCCCGGCGCGGCGCCGAAATTCCTGGGGGCTGCAACCGGAGCTGTACTGGCCGGGGCGCTGGCTTTTTCGGTTGTGCTCGCGCGAAGCCCACGCCTGGTCCAGTTTGGCAGCGCGTCAGCGACCGTTGCGGCTGCGAGCTCGTTCGAAGCGCCGGCACTCGCAGTGAACCGAGTTAATCGAATTCAGGGCGCGAGGCCCACGCTGGCCAAGGCTGTGATGTCAGTTCCGGGCGGTGCGCATGCAGTGTTGACAACATCGGTGATGCACAAGCATTCCGTCCGGCGGCGGACGTTGCGCGCCGGGCAGACAGAGCCGACGATGCAAGTGCCCGTGTGGCGTGATCGTATGACCAACCTGAGGCCCGTGGTGACGCTCACTTCGGCTGACGATTCGCAACAACTTTACGCAGCCTTCCCGGTGCAGGGCGGCTGGATCTTAGTTCAACTCTAA
- a CDS encoding BlaI/MecI/CopY family transcriptional regulator, producing the protein MPPKRSNTLTEAELRLMRLLWARGESAVSDLVQALPKETRLAYTSVLTTIRILEKKGYVRHRQEGRAFLYSACVAEQEARQSEIRHVLQRFFGNSRERLVLSLLGDADATPEELERLKKAIAEAAPGEHEQPADALEEA; encoded by the coding sequence TTGCCGCCGAAGCGCTCCAACACGCTGACCGAGGCTGAACTGAGGCTCATGCGCCTGTTATGGGCGCGCGGCGAGTCGGCAGTCTCTGACTTGGTGCAGGCGCTGCCCAAGGAGACTCGGCTGGCCTATACCTCGGTGCTAACGACCATTCGGATCCTCGAGAAGAAAGGGTACGTCCGGCATCGGCAGGAAGGGCGCGCCTTCCTGTATAGCGCCTGTGTCGCGGAACAAGAGGCTCGGCAGAGCGAGATTCGGCATGTATTGCAGAGGTTCTTTGGGAACTCCCGGGAACGGCTGGTGTTATCGCTATTGGGCGATGCGGATGCCACGCCGGAAGAGCTGGAGCGATTGAAGAAAGCCATTGCCGAGGCCGCTCCGGGCGAGCACGAGCAGCCGGCAGATGCGCTGGAGGAGGCGTAA
- a CDS encoding glycosyltransferase family 39 protein encodes MSIETAAQTVTLIAPVTKGKAVREFRIEAVLCALGVVVCELISKPFTTMSICDDGPYIRMAHTFANTGHIVYNGWGAALMAAQLCIAAVFIKLFGFSATCVRMSTLLLAAVTAFVFHRTLVRTGGSGRNATLATLAVVLSPLYLMLSVTFMTDIAGLFATTLCLYGCVRAIEASSDRSAIGWVCFAVLTCAVFGTSRQIAWLGDIVMVPCALWLLRARRRVLLPGLAATAISFLFILGCMHWLARQPYAVPVPLIVRPFPLRVALLQLSLILLEIPFLVFPVIALFVPGIFKTKRYVGYLLLAVLVAYVAIAFHWRKELEPLIRLEPTAASAGSFVNVSGVFSGLAGIPDFLHTKPRVILTALCIAGLLGVIAVAFQAGTAKSAPLTAGSGPTWKQLGVLLLPFSVAYLVLLGATVGTTYNIYDRYALNLLGPAMIVLVRLYQERMQPHLSLASVPLVAITCVYGIFVTHNTFALDRARVDLANEIHASGVPFTAIDGSWDYNFDTELDIATHLNNRLLKVPANGYIPPPPQPADDCLATWYAYTPHIHALYGVSLFRDICYGEAPFAPVQYRPWPLRKPINLYAVRYLPPGR; translated from the coding sequence ATGTCTATCGAGACCGCTGCCCAAACCGTGACACTCATCGCTCCCGTAACCAAGGGCAAGGCCGTTCGCGAGTTTCGCATCGAGGCAGTGCTTTGCGCATTGGGCGTTGTGGTCTGCGAACTGATCAGCAAGCCGTTCACTACGATGAGCATTTGCGACGACGGGCCATACATTCGTATGGCTCACACCTTCGCGAATACAGGTCATATCGTTTACAACGGTTGGGGCGCCGCGCTGATGGCCGCTCAGCTCTGCATCGCTGCCGTCTTTATAAAGCTCTTCGGCTTTTCCGCCACCTGCGTCCGCATGAGCACACTGTTGCTTGCCGCGGTCACGGCTTTCGTCTTTCATCGCACGCTGGTCAGAACCGGCGGCTCCGGCCGGAACGCCACTCTTGCCACTCTTGCTGTCGTCCTTTCGCCGCTTTATCTAATGTTGTCGGTCACATTCATGACCGACATCGCCGGTCTCTTTGCCACAACTCTCTGTCTCTACGGCTGTGTTCGTGCGATAGAAGCATCCTCCGATCGATCCGCAATCGGTTGGGTCTGTTTTGCCGTCTTAACGTGTGCCGTTTTCGGCACATCCCGTCAGATAGCATGGCTCGGCGACATCGTCATGGTGCCTTGCGCACTTTGGTTGCTGCGCGCCCGCAGGCGCGTACTGCTGCCAGGTCTGGCAGCCACCGCGATTTCATTCCTCTTCATTCTTGGCTGCATGCACTGGCTCGCCAGGCAGCCTTATGCAGTTCCCGTACCGCTCATTGTCAGGCCGTTTCCTCTGCGGGTCGCACTATTGCAGTTGAGCCTTATCCTTCTCGAGATCCCTTTCCTCGTCTTTCCTGTCATCGCACTTTTTGTTCCTGGCATCTTCAAGACCAAGCGCTACGTCGGTTACCTGCTCTTGGCTGTGCTGGTCGCGTATGTCGCCATTGCCTTCCACTGGCGCAAGGAGCTCGAGCCACTCATCCGCCTCGAACCGACAGCAGCCAGTGCGGGCAGCTTCGTCAATGTCTCTGGAGTCTTTTCGGGACTCGCAGGCATCCCCGACTTCCTACACACAAAGCCAAGAGTCATCCTGACCGCCCTTTGCATTGCGGGGCTGCTTGGCGTCATAGCCGTTGCATTTCAGGCGGGAACCGCTAAGTCCGCACCGTTGACAGCCGGCAGCGGCCCGACCTGGAAACAGCTCGGTGTTCTCCTCTTGCCGTTTTCTGTCGCCTACCTGGTCCTCTTGGGAGCCACCGTCGGAACCACCTACAACATCTACGACCGCTACGCCCTCAACCTTCTCGGTCCAGCCATGATCGTCCTCGTTCGCCTCTACCAGGAGCGAATGCAACCTCATCTCTCATTAGCGTCCGTCCCACTGGTAGCCATAACGTGTGTGTACGGGATTTTCGTCACTCACAACACCTTCGCCCTTGACCGCGCACGCGTTGATCTCGCCAATGAGATTCACGCCAGCGGCGTGCCATTCACCGCCATCGACGGCAGCTGGGACTACAATTTCGACACCGAATTGGACATTGCGACTCACCTCAATAACCGGCTTCTCAAAGTCCCCGCGAACGGATACATCCCCCCGCCTCCTCAGCCGGCAGATGATTGCCTCGCCACCTGGTATGCCTACACGCCTCACATCCACGCTCTCTATGGCGTCTCGCTTTTCCGGGATATCTGCTACGGCGAAGCTCCATTTGCTCCCGTCCAATACCGCCCCTGGCCGCTCCGCAAGCCAATCAACCTCTACGCCGTTCGTTACCTCCCGCCGGGCCGCTAA
- a CDS encoding LacI family DNA-binding transcriptional regulator, protein MAIRLKDIAKDLDLSTVTVSKVLRGNRDVSERTRARVLKRMRELNYKPNMLARGLASGRTYTVGLVVPDLVHPFFAEFAKALAGTLRHAQMGLLLASSEENPELEQQEIRTLLGRSVDVLLIASCQAQLKSFYQLGDEKTPFLLVDRNFPYLSAHFVGSDDYEIGRIATEHLITTGRKRIAHIGGRSMSPAIERRRGYRDTLHRHEIESPEELIVTRERVEESGDESGYQAMQELLKLRTRPDAVFCYNDLTAIGAIEAVRSAGLAVPEDVAIVGTGNLRYAKYLRVPLTSVDQQLEVLGSRAGELALQIVATPDLPVSSILLPPKLVVRESSVRDFPGSPVGPLR, encoded by the coding sequence TTGGCCATTCGTCTCAAAGATATCGCGAAGGATCTGGACCTATCGACAGTCACAGTCTCCAAGGTCCTCCGCGGCAATCGCGACGTCAGCGAACGAACGCGCGCGCGTGTGCTCAAACGCATGCGAGAGCTGAACTATAAGCCCAACATGCTCGCGCGCGGTCTGGCTAGCGGCCGTACCTATACCGTTGGCTTGGTTGTGCCGGACCTCGTGCATCCATTCTTTGCGGAGTTCGCCAAGGCTCTAGCCGGCACGCTTCGCCATGCTCAGATGGGCCTGCTGCTCGCTTCCTCGGAGGAGAACCCCGAGCTGGAGCAGCAGGAGATCAGGACTCTTCTCGGGCGCAGCGTCGATGTACTGCTCATCGCATCTTGTCAGGCACAGCTCAAAAGCTTCTATCAGCTTGGCGATGAAAAGACACCATTTCTCCTCGTTGACAGAAACTTCCCCTACCTGTCGGCTCACTTCGTCGGATCGGATGATTACGAGATTGGCCGCATTGCGACAGAGCACCTGATCACCACCGGGCGAAAACGCATCGCGCACATCGGCGGCCGCTCTATGAGCCCCGCGATTGAGCGGCGGCGAGGCTATCGGGATACGCTTCACCGGCATGAAATCGAATCGCCCGAAGAGCTCATCGTTACACGAGAGCGCGTTGAGGAATCAGGCGACGAGTCAGGTTACCAGGCCATGCAGGAGTTGCTGAAGCTCCGCACCCGGCCTGATGCAGTTTTCTGTTACAACGACCTCACAGCCATCGGCGCTATCGAGGCGGTGAGGTCGGCTGGCCTCGCTGTTCCCGAAGATGTTGCCATCGTCGGTACCGGCAATCTGCGCTATGCGAAATACCTGCGCGTGCCGCTCACAAGTGTTGATCAACAGCTCGAAGTGCTGGGATCACGCGCGGGAGAACTTGCGCTGCAGATTGTGGCAACGCCTGATCTGCCTGTCAGCTCCATCCTCTTGCCACCGAAGTTGGTTGTCCGGGAATCGAGTGTCCGCGATTTTCCGGGCTCACCCGTCGGTCCGCTTCGCTAG
- a CDS encoding phosphatidylinositol-specific phospholipase C1-like protein produces the protein MPADRLKKGLNNWTVPAALLVGFSGIATFAAAQTTAAQDKLVHLNQIQVIGSHNSYNLGFAPSEEKYARRQNPKAYEGLEYHHASLTAQLDGGVRQLEIDIAQDPKGGRFAHPKIVELTKQAGLPPDPDFDPNHEMDKPGFKVIHIADLNQRSSCLLLTDCLREIRAWSKAHPEHVPLFLLIETKHGRTQSIPNSVEAELFTTETFDRLDKEIRSVFPDREMILPDEVRGSYPTLDAAVRAGNWPTLAKSRGRVIFLMDQKNAGPPYTTGHPLLQGRVLFTNSNPGKPDAAFVEENEGSPQVIDQLVRQGYIVRARADENTMAARTNDTTRRDELLHSGAQMISTDYPLSEPSKWTGYSVGFAGGLPARCNIINAPPGCRDDLLAPGAKSGGVPSPEHHPTVAR, from the coding sequence TTGCCTGCAGATCGACTGAAAAAGGGGCTCAACAATTGGACGGTTCCGGCTGCGCTTCTAGTCGGATTCAGCGGGATCGCGACGTTCGCGGCAGCGCAAACGACCGCTGCGCAGGACAAGCTGGTACACCTGAACCAGATCCAGGTAATCGGGTCGCACAACAGCTATAACCTTGGGTTTGCGCCCAGCGAAGAGAAGTACGCGCGCAGGCAAAACCCGAAAGCATATGAAGGTCTCGAGTATCACCACGCGTCGCTAACCGCCCAGCTCGATGGCGGCGTTCGGCAGCTCGAGATCGACATCGCCCAGGATCCCAAAGGCGGCCGCTTCGCCCATCCCAAGATTGTTGAACTGACGAAGCAGGCCGGTCTGCCGCCCGATCCGGACTTCGATCCAAATCACGAGATGGACAAGCCGGGCTTCAAGGTCATTCACATCGCGGATCTGAACCAGCGCAGCTCCTGCCTTCTACTCACAGATTGTCTGCGCGAGATTCGCGCATGGTCGAAAGCGCACCCTGAGCACGTTCCCCTGTTTCTGTTGATCGAGACCAAACATGGACGCACGCAATCCATCCCGAACAGCGTAGAAGCCGAGCTCTTCACGACCGAGACCTTTGATCGGCTCGACAAAGAGATTCGTTCGGTCTTCCCGGATCGAGAAATGATACTGCCCGACGAAGTTCGTGGAAGCTATCCCACGCTGGACGCCGCCGTCCGGGCAGGGAATTGGCCCACGCTTGCAAAATCCCGCGGCCGAGTGATCTTTTTGATGGACCAGAAGAACGCTGGACCGCCCTATACCACCGGTCATCCTCTTCTGCAGGGACGTGTGTTGTTTACCAACTCCAACCCCGGTAAGCCGGACGCTGCTTTTGTCGAAGAGAATGAGGGCTCGCCGCAGGTTATCGATCAACTCGTCCGCCAGGGCTATATCGTTCGCGCGCGCGCCGACGAGAACACAATGGCCGCACGCACCAATGACACAACTCGAAGAGATGAGCTGCTACACTCCGGTGCGCAGATGATCAGTACCGACTATCCGCTCTCGGAGCCATCGAAATGGACCGGGTATAGCGTCGGTTTCGCGGGTGGCCTGCCTGCCCGCTGCAACATCATCAACGCACCGCCAGGTTGCCGGGATGATTTGCTTGCCCCTGGTGCAAAGAGTGGAGGCGTACCCTCGCCAGAGCATCATCCTACAGTCGCTCGGTAA
- a CDS encoding Do family serine endopeptidase, with protein MSLSTKSLVTGAGRYVAPAVLSAAVAVGAVALVNHNAVHASAVTASPLDDHSVAALTALDSAMEAVAARVTPAVVNIAVTSRPSMDEVQQQGGGEGQMQGLPPGLQQFFGPGGPLGGFGGGRMQPQQPQLEHGIGSGVIISPDGYIVTNDHVVDGAKDIKVTLHDRRVLNGRVVGVDKLTDLAVVKVNAHDLPAISWGDSSKLEPGETVLAFGSPFGYFQFSVTRGIVSAVNRPNPYSDNARKPGGYIQTDAAINPGNSGGPLVNAHGELVGINTFIISNSGSFAGAGFAIPSQMARAISTQLIEHGKVEHGYVGIAMNDVTPDNARFFNLQDASGAIVAQVTPDSPASRAGLKQGDVITTLNGQRIANSSALQVAVSELAPGTSISLGVLRDGKPTTIDVKIGTYGGDHQEVADNDGEGGSQTGKLGLAVGDLTQDVRQQLQVPDNVHGAVVENVRPASPADDAGLQPGDVILQVNRKPTGSANQFASQIHQDTNSSDLLLLVWSKGNASYRTVHSDGGQNG; from the coding sequence ATGTCTCTATCAACTAAATCTTTAGTTACAGGCGCTGGCCGGTATGTGGCGCCTGCTGTTCTATCCGCTGCCGTGGCTGTTGGAGCCGTCGCGCTGGTGAATCACAACGCGGTGCATGCTTCGGCAGTTACGGCTTCTCCGCTGGACGACCATAGTGTTGCCGCGCTGACTGCGCTGGACAGCGCGATGGAGGCGGTGGCCGCTCGTGTGACGCCCGCGGTCGTCAACATTGCGGTGACCTCGAGACCTTCCATGGACGAGGTACAGCAGCAGGGTGGCGGTGAAGGCCAGATGCAGGGACTGCCTCCGGGACTGCAGCAATTCTTTGGACCTGGCGGACCGTTGGGAGGGTTTGGCGGCGGTCGCATGCAGCCGCAGCAGCCTCAGTTGGAGCATGGAATCGGCAGCGGGGTGATCATCTCGCCCGATGGCTACATCGTGACGAACGATCACGTGGTCGACGGCGCGAAGGACATCAAGGTAACGCTGCATGATCGTCGCGTGCTGAACGGCCGGGTTGTGGGCGTGGATAAGCTGACGGACCTTGCAGTGGTTAAGGTCAACGCGCACGATTTGCCGGCGATCTCTTGGGGCGATTCCAGCAAGCTGGAGCCCGGAGAGACGGTGCTCGCATTTGGCAGCCCGTTCGGTTATTTCCAGTTCTCGGTCACACGCGGCATCGTGAGCGCGGTCAATCGGCCGAATCCATATTCCGATAACGCCCGGAAGCCCGGCGGCTACATCCAGACAGACGCGGCGATCAACCCCGGCAATTCCGGTGGCCCACTGGTGAACGCGCACGGCGAGCTGGTCGGGATTAATACGTTCATCATCTCCAACAGCGGTTCCTTTGCCGGCGCCGGCTTCGCGATTCCGTCGCAGATGGCGCGTGCGATTTCGACGCAGCTCATCGAGCACGGAAAGGTGGAGCACGGTTACGTTGGCATTGCAATGAACGATGTGACGCCGGACAACGCCAGGTTCTTCAACCTGCAGGATGCGTCCGGTGCGATCGTGGCACAGGTGACGCCGGACTCTCCAGCGAGCCGCGCGGGGCTGAAGCAGGGTGATGTCATCACCACGCTCAATGGCCAGCGGATCGCCAACAGCAGCGCTTTGCAGGTTGCCGTCAGCGAGCTTGCGCCGGGAACCTCGATTTCGCTTGGCGTGCTGCGCGATGGCAAGCCGACGACTATTGACGTCAAGATTGGAACCTACGGTGGCGACCACCAGGAAGTCGCAGACAACGACGGCGAGGGTGGCTCTCAGACCGGCAAGCTCGGCCTTGCGGTTGGAGACCTGACGCAGGACGTTCGTCAGCAGCTTCAGGTTCCCGACAACGTGCACGGAGCTGTCGTGGAGAACGTTCGTCCGGCCAGCCCGGCAGATGATGCGGGACTACAGCCTGGCGATGTGATTTTGCAGGTAAACCGCAAGCCAACCGGCTCGGCGAACCAGTTCGCCAGCCAGATCCACCAGGACACGAACAGTAGCGATTTGTTGCTGCTTGTCTGGTCCAAAGGCAACGCGAGCTACCGCACCGTTCACTCGGATGGCGGCCAGAATGGCTGA